The Osmerus eperlanus chromosome 15, fOsmEpe2.1, whole genome shotgun sequence genome includes a window with the following:
- the LOC134035067 gene encoding uncharacterized protein LOC134035067: MYHIVDFLDTGDTEVVPASWVENGRSYWPPYKARERCNRAIMGADPPEESWANHNIRIRATKNTFSEARLLLPRALLTSDLQTEDEEDQRPAYRRRKRRGTNRIWDSESEDDSTHLQPRGVNTRAPLGLPPAPVIAPPTPTRPAIATSVPRQNLSMATPDRPRVNNQPTRPAIATSVPRQNFSMATPDRPRVNNQAMCDPILRDILTTMETIKHQQQMILLHLQTTRQPMEVPDVSGIPLTSLDELIKLEDSIASQVEYKRKLVCECSCIC, encoded by the exons ATGTACCATATTGTTGACTTTTTGGACACGGGAGACACAGAAGTTGTTCCAGCCTCTTGGGTGGAAAATGGAAGAAGCTACTGGCCTCCCTACAAAGCCAGGGAGCGATGCAACAGGGCCATAATGGGAGCAGACCCACCTGAAGAATCGTGGGCAAATCATAACATCAGGATCCGGGCAACTAAAA ATACATTTAGTGAGGCACGGCTGCTGCTACCAAGGGCACTGCTGACATCAGATCTTCAAACTGAAGATGAGGAGGACCAACGTCCAGCTtataggagaaggaagagaag AGGCACAAACAGAATTTGGGACTCAGAGAGCGAAGATGACAGCACACATCTTCAACCCAGAGGGGTAAACACCAGGGCACCTTTAGGTTTACCCCCAGCACCAGTTATTGCTCCTCCAACTCCCACCAGACCAGCCATTGCTACAAGTGTCCCCAGACAAAACTTGAGCATGGCAACCCCTGACCGGCCCAGGGTAAACAACCAGCCCACCAGACCAGCCATTGCCACAAGTgtccccagacaaaactttagcATGGCAACCCCTGACCGGCCCAGGGTAAACAACCAGGCCATGTGTGATC CAATTCTCCGTGACATTTTGACAACAATGGAGACTATCAAGCATCAACAGCAAATGATTTTGCTACATTTGCAAACAACTCGTCAACCAATGGAGGTGCCAGATGTTTCTGGCATTCCATTAACATCGCtggatgaactgatcaagcttgAGGACAGCATTGCTTCACAGGTGGAATACAAACGAAAATTGGTATGTGAATGTTCATGTATTTGTTGA